Proteins from one Ramlibacter sp. PS4R-6 genomic window:
- the hemH gene encoding ferrochelatase: protein MQCAILWCNLGTPEAPTPAAVRRYLAQFLSDPRVVEIPPALWLPLLRGVILPLRAPKSAAKYAKIWTPEGSPLQVWTEKQAKLLQGWLGERGHKLKVRHAMRYGAPSIASQLDALHAEGIRHVLVLQAYPQYSCSTTASVIDEVGRWAARTRVVPEIRFVNSYHDDSGYTEALVRRIERSWRDGGRPDHLVLSFHGVPERTVKLGDPYRDQCLETARRVTGRLGLDAKDFTVSFQSRFGRAKWLEPATEATLRSLGKRGVKRVDVVCPGFTGDCLETLEEIAIEGQSAFLTAGGREFRYIPCLNDDSAWITALATIAERHLAGWPTR from the coding sequence ATGCAATGCGCGATCCTCTGGTGCAACCTCGGCACGCCCGAAGCGCCGACGCCGGCCGCGGTGCGGCGCTACCTGGCGCAGTTCCTGTCGGACCCGCGCGTCGTCGAGATCCCTCCCGCGCTGTGGCTGCCGCTCCTGCGCGGCGTGATCTTGCCCCTGCGCGCGCCGAAGTCGGCGGCCAAGTACGCCAAGATCTGGACGCCCGAGGGCTCGCCCCTGCAGGTGTGGACCGAAAAGCAGGCCAAGCTGCTGCAAGGCTGGCTGGGCGAGCGCGGCCACAAGCTGAAGGTGCGCCACGCGATGCGCTACGGCGCGCCGTCGATTGCTTCCCAGCTCGATGCGCTGCACGCCGAGGGCATTCGCCACGTGCTCGTCCTGCAGGCCTACCCGCAATACTCGTGCTCCACCACGGCGAGCGTGATCGACGAGGTCGGGCGCTGGGCCGCGCGCACGCGGGTGGTGCCGGAGATCCGTTTCGTCAACAGCTACCACGACGACAGCGGGTACACCGAGGCGCTCGTGCGGCGCATCGAACGCTCGTGGCGCGACGGCGGCCGCCCGGACCACCTGGTGCTGAGTTTCCACGGCGTGCCGGAACGCACGGTGAAGCTGGGCGACCCGTACCGCGACCAGTGCCTGGAAACCGCGCGCCGCGTCACGGGACGCCTCGGTCTCGATGCGAAGGACTTCACGGTGAGCTTCCAGTCCCGGTTCGGCCGCGCGAAGTGGCTCGAACCCGCGACGGAGGCCACCTTGCGCTCGCTCGGCAAGCGCGGCGTCAAGCGCGTGGATGTCGTCTGCCCGGGCTTCACCGGCGACTGCCTCGAGACGCTGGAGGAGATCGCGATCGAAGGCCAGTCCGCCTTCCTCACGGCCGGCGGCAGGGAGTTCCGCTACATCCCGTGCCTCAACGACGACTCCGCGTGGATCACGGCGCTCGCAACGATCGCCGAGCGCCACCTCGCCGGGTGGCCGACGCGCTGA
- a CDS encoding squalene/phytoene synthase family protein: protein MPDRSRPDPALLTLLEGVSRSFYLSIRLLPPGLGRPVGLGYLLARASDTLADAPGAGRAERLALLDRFLGMVRGERPAEPIRLDAAETPQERQLLQALPACMGELQALDEADRADVLTVLGHITRGQRLDVERFGDASAANPASLADDGELDEYTYLVAGCVGEFWTRLGLRHVAGFATLPPPELMDLGKRYGMALQLVNVLRDEAQDLATGRRYLPAAREPWFARAREGLECGLRYSLALESRRMRVASALPALIGARTLALLRAAGPRAAHERIKVPRSEVRWLLLRVLLSLGSRARIAREFRDALGDNRPR, encoded by the coding sequence ATGCCCGACCGTTCGCGCCCGGACCCCGCCCTGCTGACGCTCCTGGAAGGCGTTTCCCGGTCCTTCTACCTGTCGATCCGCCTCCTGCCGCCGGGATTGGGGCGGCCGGTGGGCTTGGGCTACCTGCTGGCCCGGGCATCGGACACCCTGGCCGATGCCCCCGGCGCCGGCAGGGCCGAACGGCTGGCCTTGCTGGACCGGTTCCTGGGCATGGTGCGCGGCGAGCGCCCCGCCGAACCCATCCGGCTCGACGCCGCCGAAACCCCGCAGGAGCGCCAGCTGCTGCAGGCGCTTCCGGCCTGCATGGGCGAGCTGCAGGCGCTCGACGAAGCGGATCGAGCCGACGTGCTCACGGTCCTGGGCCACATCACGCGCGGCCAGCGGCTGGACGTCGAGCGCTTCGGCGACGCTTCCGCCGCGAATCCGGCGTCGCTGGCGGACGACGGCGAGCTGGACGAGTACACCTACCTCGTCGCCGGCTGCGTCGGCGAGTTCTGGACGCGCCTGGGCTTGCGGCACGTCGCCGGCTTCGCCACCCTCCCCCCACCCGAGCTGATGGACCTGGGCAAGCGCTACGGCATGGCCTTGCAGCTCGTGAACGTGCTGCGCGACGAAGCGCAGGACCTCGCGACCGGGCGGCGCTACCTCCCCGCGGCGCGCGAACCGTGGTTCGCCAGGGCACGCGAGGGGCTCGAATGCGGCTTGCGCTATTCGCTCGCACTCGAAAGCAGGCGCATGCGCGTGGCCAGTGCATTGCCCGCCTTGATCGGCGCACGGACGCTCGCGCTGCTTCGGGCCGCGGGCCCGCGCGCCGCGCACGAACGCATCAAGGTGCCGCGCAGCGAAGTGCGCTGGCTCCTCCTGCGCGTGCTCCTGTCGCTGGGCAGCCGTGCGCGCATCGCACGCGAGTTCCGCGACGCGCTCGGCGACAATCGCCCGCGATGA
- the hpnD gene encoding presqualene diphosphate synthase HpnD: MTPQDYVQQKAAASGSSFYYAFLFLPRPRRAAITAFYAFCREVDDVVDEVSDPGVARTKLAWWRSEVAKSFRGQPEHPVMRALMPCAPDYGIEERQLQAVIEGCEMDLQQTRYLDFPGLERYCHLVAGIVGEVAARIFGQSQPQTTEYAHKLGLAFQLTNIIRDVGEDAMRGRIYLPVNELQQFDVKSQEILERRYSDRFTALMKFQADRARRYYDEALALLPPEDRRAQKPGLMMASIYRTLLDEIERDGFQVLHQRVSLTPVRKFWLAWKVQALGRL, translated from the coding sequence ATGACGCCGCAGGATTACGTCCAGCAGAAAGCTGCCGCCTCGGGCAGCAGCTTTTATTACGCCTTCCTCTTCCTGCCCAGGCCGCGGCGCGCGGCGATCACGGCCTTCTATGCGTTCTGCCGCGAGGTCGACGACGTGGTCGATGAAGTGAGCGACCCGGGCGTGGCACGCACGAAGCTCGCGTGGTGGCGCTCCGAAGTCGCGAAGTCCTTTCGTGGCCAGCCCGAGCACCCGGTGATGCGCGCGCTCATGCCGTGCGCGCCGGACTACGGCATCGAGGAGCGGCAGCTGCAGGCGGTGATCGAAGGCTGCGAGATGGACCTGCAGCAGACGCGCTACCTGGACTTCCCGGGCCTGGAGCGTTACTGCCACCTGGTCGCGGGCATCGTGGGCGAGGTGGCGGCGCGCATCTTCGGCCAGTCGCAGCCGCAGACCACCGAATACGCGCACAAGCTGGGCCTGGCGTTCCAGCTCACCAACATCATCCGCGACGTCGGCGAAGACGCGATGCGCGGGCGCATCTACCTGCCCGTGAACGAACTGCAGCAGTTCGACGTGAAGTCGCAGGAGATCCTGGAGCGGCGCTACTCCGACCGTTTCACGGCGCTGATGAAGTTCCAGGCGGACCGCGCGCGGCGTTATTACGACGAGGCGCTCGCGCTCCTGCCGCCCGAAGACCGCCGTGCCCAGAAACCCGGGCTGATGATGGCCAGCATCTACCGCACGCTGCTGGACGAGATCGAGCGCGACGGCTTCCAGGTGCTGCACCAGCGCGTGAGCCTCACGCCGGTGCGCAAGTTCTGGCTGGCCTGGAAGGTGCAGGCCCTGGGGCGCCTCTAG
- a CDS encoding efflux RND transporter periplasmic adaptor subunit, producing MSPRLRSLPLALAVAAAVLAGCSRQEAAPEPIRSVKVITVGVDTFQASHEFAAEVKPRVESRLGFRVGGKIIKRQAEVGQRVKAGDVLAQLDARDYQLAAEAARAQVNAAQTNRDLAGADFKRYAALREQNFISGAELERRETTLKAAQAQLDQAKAQLAAQGNQATYASLVADAPGVITAVEAESGQVVNPGMTVVRVAVDGPRDVVFSVPEDKVAAIKAGTEVSVRIWSDNRDVKGKVREVAAAADPVTRTYPIKVSLDAGVNVPLGATVYVAPQALSMQGMPVIKLPTSALRKEGNGTAVWVLDKQTMTVKSQPVVIATADGNEAVIASGLQPGMLVVSAGVHVLSPGQKVAIFRERSAAPANAVAQEQAKTVAATEGGAPVSK from the coding sequence ATGTCTCCCCGACTCCGTTCCCTCCCGCTGGCTCTGGCCGTCGCCGCCGCCGTCCTGGCGGGCTGCTCCCGGCAGGAAGCCGCCCCCGAGCCCATCCGTTCCGTCAAGGTGATCACCGTCGGCGTGGACACCTTCCAGGCCAGCCACGAGTTCGCGGCCGAGGTGAAGCCGCGCGTCGAGTCGCGCCTGGGCTTCCGCGTGGGCGGCAAGATCATCAAGCGCCAGGCCGAAGTGGGGCAGCGCGTGAAGGCCGGCGACGTGCTGGCGCAGCTCGATGCGCGCGATTACCAATTGGCGGCCGAAGCGGCCCGGGCGCAAGTGAATGCGGCCCAGACCAACCGCGACCTGGCCGGGGCGGACTTCAAGCGTTACGCGGCCCTGCGCGAGCAGAACTTCATCAGCGGCGCGGAACTGGAGCGCCGGGAAACCACCTTGAAGGCCGCGCAGGCGCAGCTGGACCAGGCCAAGGCGCAGCTCGCCGCGCAAGGCAACCAGGCTACCTACGCGAGCCTCGTCGCCGATGCGCCGGGCGTGATCACGGCCGTCGAAGCCGAGTCGGGGCAGGTCGTGAACCCCGGCATGACGGTCGTTCGCGTCGCCGTCGACGGCCCGCGCGACGTCGTGTTCTCCGTGCCGGAGGACAAGGTCGCCGCGATCAAGGCCGGCACCGAGGTGTCGGTGCGCATCTGGTCCGACAACCGCGACGTCAAGGGCAAGGTGCGCGAAGTGGCGGCCGCCGCCGACCCCGTTACGCGCACGTACCCGATCAAGGTTTCGCTCGACGCGGGGGTGAACGTGCCGCTCGGCGCGACGGTGTACGTTGCCCCGCAGGCGCTCAGCATGCAGGGCATGCCCGTGATCAAGCTGCCGACCAGCGCGCTGCGCAAGGAAGGCAACGGCACGGCCGTGTGGGTGCTGGACAAGCAGACGATGACGGTGAAGTCGCAGCCGGTGGTGATCGCCACGGCCGACGGCAACGAGGCGGTGATCGCGTCGGGCCTGCAGCCGGGCATGCTGGTGGTCAGCGCCGGCGTGCATGTGCTGTCGCCGGGCCAGAAGGTCGCGATCTTCCGCGAGCGCTCGGCCGCGCCGGCCAACGCCGTCGCGCAGGAGCAGGCGAAGACCGTTGCCGCCACCGAAGGCGGCGCACCCGTCTCGAAGTGA
- a CDS encoding HAD family hydrolase, which yields MLDIARIKAVSLDLDDTLWPIWPTIERAEKVLHDWLVDNAPMAAALFSSPGALRDIRDYMASNRPELKHDLSAVRRESIRLALYRAGENPLLADKAFEVFFAERQRVDLFEDARPALEYLAARFPLVSISNGNADLARVGIAEFFRAAISAREFGVGKPDPRIFHAAAGAVDVTPEDMLHVGDDATLDALGALNAGMQAVWVNRSDHLWPHEQQPQVTVSHLTELCELLG from the coding sequence ATGCTCGACATTGCCCGGATCAAGGCCGTCAGCCTCGACCTCGACGACACGCTGTGGCCCATCTGGCCCACGATCGAGCGCGCCGAGAAGGTGCTGCACGACTGGCTCGTCGACAACGCGCCCATGGCTGCCGCGCTCTTCTCCAGCCCGGGCGCGCTGCGCGACATCCGCGACTACATGGCGAGCAACCGGCCCGAACTGAAGCACGACCTGAGCGCCGTGCGGCGCGAGTCGATCCGCCTGGCCCTGTACCGCGCCGGCGAGAACCCGCTGCTGGCGGACAAGGCGTTCGAGGTGTTCTTCGCCGAGCGCCAGCGCGTGGACCTTTTCGAGGACGCGCGCCCCGCGCTCGAATACCTCGCGGCGCGCTTCCCGCTGGTGAGCATCTCCAACGGCAACGCGGACCTGGCGCGCGTCGGCATCGCGGAGTTCTTCCGCGCCGCCATCTCGGCGCGCGAGTTCGGCGTGGGCAAGCCCGACCCGCGCATCTTCCACGCCGCCGCCGGCGCGGTGGACGTGACGCCCGAGGACATGTTGCACGTCGGCGACGACGCGACACTGGACGCGCTGGGCGCATTGAACGCCGGGATGCAGGCAGTGTGGGTGAACCGCTCGGACCACCTGTGGCCGCACGAGCAGCAGCCGCAGGTGACCGTGAGCCACCTCACGGAACTCTGCGAACTGCTCGGCTAG